The Arachis ipaensis cultivar K30076 chromosome B05, Araip1.1, whole genome shotgun sequence nucleotide sequence aaatatgaattttttttattttatttctaaaaaaaatccAGCGAGCGAGTCCTTAAGCACTTTAAGTTGACAAAGAACTGAAAAAAGGCAAATTTGATAAAGACTTACCAGCATTATTTCTAATCTCAAATATCAGAAAGAAATATCCGACACACTAATAATTAAAAAGATCTAAGTGGTTGGCAACTGTAGATATTTTACAAAGTGTAATCGGAATTAAAGCACGTGCGTCTCACTTACTTTATATAACGGCCTCAAGCTACGTGTCAAAAATCAAAACCGATCGGTCACTATGGCATTCTTCAGTGTTCATCATTTCTTCACTGTTACATTGTTTCTTACTTTTACATTCATTGACGTTGCAGCCATATTCAACAGCGATATTACTAATGCATATCTCAACCGTTCAGCTTTTCCACATGGTTTCATTTTTGGGGCAGCATCTTCTTCTTTCCAGGTATTCTCTTTTCCCATAATAATTGTATCATGTTGCTATGAACTATGAATTAAGCTGTCTTTTATGCAAATTTTCAGGTGGAAGGTGCAGCAGATGAAGGTGGCAGAGAACCAAGTATATGGGATACTTTCACTCATAAATATCCAGGTTtctaagttttaatttatttctttgtgCCATTGCTAGTGTGCTTGAGTTTAGTCCTCTAAGTTCAGGTCTTTTTGAATACGGTAATGCTAAGAAGACAAAAATGATTGTTTTGTTTAGAGTAGGGCTGAAAGTGAGGTAAGCTGAGTCGAGTTAGATCAAGTTCAAGTTCGACTCACAAAAATTAAATTTGACTCACGACTCGACTAATTAACAATCGAGCCTATTTTAATTTAAGTTCAAACTCCGCTCACCGAAAGTTCACGAGCTGactcaaataatagaaatataacctataattctatatcaataaattataacttatatattttaaaaattatttaaaagatcaattttatatattgtttatctatcaataaattataaattttttatttatgtcctatattNNNNNNNNNNNNNNNNNNNNNNNNNNNNNNNNNNNNNNNNNNNNNNNNNNNNNNNNNNNNNNNNNNNNNNNNNTTGTGAACTTAAGTATGATTTATtaacaaatttaaatttttaaaataggtTGAGTTTGAATCTATTGAGGCGCCAAGACTTAATCTATTTTAGATATGTTATATATTTAAGTATTATTGTCATTTAAGTTTGAAGGTTGTAAAAGGTTTAGAGAAGAGGGGTTAAATTTATggccttcttttactttaatgaaaTAACGCTTTAAGTTCAACCTTTAAATATAAAtttgtttgaactcagcagcgaaatatttatgagacaatttggttttgtctcataaatttaaaaaaacagAACAGATaagggaagagagaagctgacaccatcatgtattctggttcagttgccttatgcaatgcaacctacatccagtctccaacACAACAGTGCTAAAATTTTCAcgatagttaaagtattacatacaccaattccaaaGAATTGATACAATCCTTTTTCTCTCAAATTCTAACCTAACTTGTCTTGGTTATGCTAATATCTAACTATTTATTCTTAGTTCTAACCCAACTAAAAAAAGGGTACCTCACAGGTACTGAATAGTGAATACAAGACAATAGAAACAAACTAAAGAAATCTCAAATCTGAAATCATTCTAGATTTTTCtttcaagtgtatcactcagcatTTTATTACtcataggttttttttttttatttctcactTTCAGCCTTTTatcactcaagaaattacaaaaAGATATACATTAAAAGTGAAatcacaatctgtaaaacatgaaggagattgatgcttcaACAACCTCTGTTGCTACAGGTTGAACCGGGTTGAGCAAACACTAATCAAGTTCTTCATCTTGGCGAAATGCTTCATTATTTTGATAGCACTGTCTAAAATGTTGAACATTTTCAGGAAGCTCTCAATGAAATTCAGACTCTGATCCTTTTTCCTTGTCTTCAAAAATTGAAAATCTTTTTTTTGTATCTCTTTCCTAGTTGCTGAGTTGCTCTCCTCAGAGTCAACTCTTCGAGTTGTGTGCTGCCAACTTAGCCTTTCACCAACTTCCATTAATCCTTAAATTAGGAATATTGGAACATATCCTTTTTACTTGATCGAATGTCTCAGAACAATAAAGATAAAAGTTGGTCAATGATAAACCCAGATCTAAACCCTCAAGCTACAACTTTGTCCCCAATAAACAATTTTGGCCTTTGATTCACATAAGTGATTATCAGAAATTACTTTCTCCATTTATCCCAAAATAAAGTAGCAGAGAGTTGAAAAAGGAGtgaagaaagtaaattgcatgcaaatggaaataaatcacctttagcTTTTGACTTAGCTAGAATTAGAttgatttgggtgattagacctttgccttttggattaagctttctctttcttttttctatgaTGTAATGAGCAAGGAACGaagctttctctctcttctctgaaTCTGACTGAAAGAAAGAAGTGAACGTTGGCTCTGGAGGGTACCACCATGGAGGGATCATCTTGAGTGAGCAATTTGGGCTTAGGTTTGCTTCTTTTTATTCAACCCAAGTGATTTCTTTTGTTTTACCATATTTGGGTTGTGCTTGTAAGTTTTTTCAACACTTTTTGAGAGCTTCTGATCCTATGTTCCATTCATTTGGGCTGCTGTATCATTGAATTTTGGCCTGCATCACTTAATCAAATGCAATCAAACTTAATTGAGTAGTTAATCCAATAAAATAAtctttgtcatcatcaattgaaATTAGTTAATTTCGTAACTCAACAAAGTTAGACTCAATATTAACAAAAATCACTCATTAAAAGAACGTAATTATATGCGCAAACTTTACGTTATCGTCGTcgtcgtcttcttcttttttttttcacgttcctcctcctcctccttcttcttcgcgCTCCTTCTTTTTCGCGTGTTTTCTCCTCATTGTCATTTTTTTATTGCTGCTGTTGTTGGtgcatttgtttttcttttcctcctcctctccttgataattttgcaacattattgtttcttctttttcttttttaattttttttctctttttttttttgttttattcctctcaagagagtgtaacaataataattataacaAAATGACATAAGAAGATAATGAAAAAGtagtagaagatgaagagaaagagttttgaattgtgtaaAACAACGAGAccaaatgcaccttaattcactcaAAAATGAACTGAAGTTACATCTAGAAAgaactgaaaattaaattttgaataaatCGAACTTGCTTAATGATGACGATACACAAACAAACTCATTTCAAAACAAGTACAGAccaagtgcaccttatttaaatttagaataaactaaaattacttaatgattgcgttcgaaaataagcacacaaacaaaattgaatgatcagaaattcacttagaaatgaatcgaaattatatccaaaatgaaccgaaaattaaaTTCCGAACGaactgaaattatttaatgatgatgatatacAAACAAACTCATTTCAAAATAAGTACAGACCAAGTGTACCTTATTTAAACTtagaatgaaccgaaattacttaatgattgcgTTCGAAAACAAGcacataaacaaaattaaatcatgaacaaaaatacatccaaatcgatcaagtaattttgcagcattatatatttcttcttctttgtttgattttttcatacttttattattgttaagagggtaaaacaagaagaattatgagaagaaAAAACAAAAGGAGAAGATGAACAAGACAAGAAGACAAAGAATATGATGAGAAATTTTGAAGAgcttttttattcttgtttcttttttttgtttgattattatttttcttgGTTTTATTTCTCTCAAGAAAGGATgtgaggaggaagagttttgaattgtgcataaCAACGAGACCAAATACACCTTAATTCACtcaaaaatgaaccaaaattacatttagaatgaaccgaaaattaaatttcaaatgaaCCAAAATAACTTAACGATGACGATACACAAACAAACTTGTTTTAAAACAAATTCAGACCAAGTACACCTTATTTAAATCTAGaataaaccgaaattacttaatgattgcgTTAAAAAACAAGTGCACAAACAAAATTGAATGATCATACATTCACtcaaaaatgaaccaaaattacattCAGGATGAACCgaaaattaaattccaaaattactTAACAATGACGATACACAAACAAACTCATTTCAAAACAAGCACATACCCAAGTCAATTTTGAACAAAACACATCCAAATCAATTTTGTATCAGACAATGTCATCAATATAACAAAAATTCAatgataacaataacaataatgacGATAACAATAACGACTATATATATTAGAAGaagacaataacaacaacaatgatGACGACACTAAAAACTTGGTTGGACTTGATTGGTTAAATTACTTGGATGTAGCATTTTATTGAATCTATTTTTATTCGTAATTTTGCTGTTATGATTTGCTCGAGATCGAGACAACTTGGGAGGGAAGTAACTTATCTACCACTTGATAACAGTGGTGTCGGTTGAGTTCCATTTTCTACTTTAAAAGTTCAAAAGGAAAAATTGTTTTCTAAAAATTGTggacaaatttaattaaaaaagtgTTTTGTTTTTCCTTTATATGAAAAGGTCAATTAAAATTGGGGTGTTATGAATTCCATTTTTTCATATGGTAAGTTATAAATGACTACATTATGCTTGATTCATGACAGGTAAGATACAAGACGGAAGTAATGGAGATGTAGCTGCTGATGAATATCATCATTATAAGGTGCTGTAACACAAACATTATTACACTGTAATAACTGAACAGAGATATTAAGCAAGCATAATTGTGATTCTTCTGAAGAAAGTATTGATTATGCAGGAAGATGTTGAGGCCTTGAAGGATATGAACATGGATGCTTATAGATTCTCAATCTCTTGGTCCAGAATACTCCCAAGTAAGAAACATGACACTAGAGAAACTTCCAATTTTGCACTCTTTTAAATCATTTCAATAAAATTTGTTATCAAAGCTAACTAAAACTTATGCATTGGCTAATTTGAGTAATTTCAGAGGGAAGACTTAATGGAGGTGTTAACAAGGAAGGAGTAAATTATTATAATAACCTCATCAATGAGCTGCTAGCCAAAGGTCATCATCATTAATCAAATATGTTGCAAAGCTAAGATATTAGTAATTAGTTTCTGTTTCTCTTATGAGTAATTTAAGCATAACATCTTTCTTTCTTGGTAACTCAATGCAGATATTCAACCCTTTGTGACAATTTTTCATTGGGACCTTCCTCAGGCTTTAGAAGATGAATATGGAGGCTTTTTAAGCCCTGAGATAGTGTAATTTACATCTCCTAATTCCTAATTAGTCAAAGTATTAGTCAACATGTCTTGAACATTAAGTGTGTTTGGTTTgtgttttcattttctgtttttaggCTTGTTTCATCTCATGTTTTCTGTTTTTTCTTTACAAAATTTTGGAAACAAAAAATACCCAAGAAGAAAACAGGAAAACAGGAATATGGTGGCTTTTTAAGCCCTAAGATAGTGTAATTTACATCCCTTAATTCCTAATAGACAAAGTATTAGTCAACATTTCTTGAACATTAATCTCCCTCTTTACTGTAGGAATGATTTCCAGGACTATGCTGAGGTTTGCTTTAAGCAGTTTGGTGATAGAGTGAAGCATTGGATTACGATCAATGAGCCGTGGTCCTTCAGCTATGAAGCCTATGCAACAGGAAAGTTTGCACCAGGAAGATGTTCAGCCTGGCAGAACCTTAGCTGCACCGGTGGAGATTCAGGCACTGAGCCCTATATGGTGACACACCATCTGCTACTAGCTCATGCAGCTACTGTTAACATCTACAAGACTAAGTATCAGGTTTTGTTACACATTTTTATAAGAAACTTTCAATTGACAAAATGAATGGAGCTCTATGAACTAGTTTAGAGTAATATTGGAAGCAAAACTTTACTTTCCTTTGTGTACATAGGCATCTCAGAAGGGCTTAATAGGAATAGCACTGCTTTGTTTCTGGATGGTGCCATTACATGATACAGAATTGGATCATCATGCTGCACAGAGATCCCTTGATTTCATGCTTGGATGGTATAAATTcttaaatgagaaaaaaaaaaaaaaaagactcatTAGTGAATTTTACTACAGGATCTTGCTACTGAGAAATTCTTATGTTTCTTGCTCTAATCTGTTGGTTAAACGTCCGATGAACTTCatggttaaaaaaaataaagatgtaATATAAAATTAGGTGATGAAGAAAATGAAGACTAACATGACATATAGTTAGTTAATTAGAATAAAAGCAAGAACACAAGAATTTTTGTCATTTGAATTCACTGTCAATTATATGCTGCTGTAGCTTATTTTGTCATATGAATTCACTGTCACATGAGAGCTGATTCAAATAATGAAATTTCAGGTTTATGGAGCCAATAACAAAAGGAGACTACCCAAGTTCAATGCAGCTTCTGGTGGGAAATAGGTTGCCAAAGTTCTCTTTATATCAATCAGGGATTTTAAGAGGGTCCTTTGATTTTATTGGATTAAACTACTACACCTCCTTTTATGCTGCTCATGCACCAGAACTAAGTAAAGCGAAGCCTAGCTATCTTACAGATTCTCTAGTTACTCTTACAAGTAAGAACATGTTTGTGTGGATAGTACTAATGGGATAGATTTTAATACATAATGAAGAATTATCATATCTTAGGTTAATGATACTACCCAAGAATGATGCTGTTGTTCTCTCTAGCACATACTACCCaagatattttattttctagtttATTGATACAAGATGCATTTTAATGTGACAGATGAGTGTGATGGAATACCTATTGGTCCAAAGGTAATATATGGATTTGCAGCAGCATATCAATTCTTGAAATTCAGTTACCTTAGCCTCTACATTTGCAGGGTGCTTCAGACTGGTTGTCAGTTTATCCAAAAGGAATTCACGACCTTTTGTTCTATTTCAAATCAAATTACGACAATCCGTTGATCTACATCACTGAAAATGGTAATATACACACAAATTAAAAGATTCTTTATTGGTTCACATTTAGTTTTAACACAGTATTTGTTTCCTTATGTTTATGGAAAACAATGTGTTAATTATGTAGGCATAGATGAACTCAATGATCCAACACTTGCACTTGAGGAAGCCCTTGCAGACCAAACAAGAATTGATTACTATTATAGTCACCTACAATAT carries:
- the LOC107641414 gene encoding beta-glucosidase 12-like; translated protein: MAFFSVHHFFTVTLFLTFTFIDVAAIFNSDITNAYLNRSAFPHGFIFGAASSSFQVEGAADEGGREPSIWDTFTHKYPGKIQDGSNGDVAADEYHHYKEDVEALKDMNMDAYRFSISWSRILPKGRLNGGVNKEGVNYYNNLINELLAKDIQPFVTIFHWDLPQALEDEYGGFLSPEIVNDFQDYAEVCFKQFGDRVKHWITINEPWSFSYEAYATGKFAPGRCSAWQNLSCTGGDSGTEPYMVTHHLLLAHAATVNIYKTKYQASQKGLIGIALLCFWMVPLHDTELDHHAAQRSLDFMLGWFMEPITKGDYPSSMQLLVGNRLPKFSLYQSGILRGSFDFIGLNYYTSFYAAHAPELSKAKPSYLTDSLVTLTNECDGIPIGPKGASDWLSVYPKGIHDLLFYFKSNYDNPLIYITENGIDELNDPTLALEEALADQTRIDYYYSHLQYIQTAIKEGVNVKGYFAWSFIDDFEWDAGYTVRFGIYFTDFKNGLKRHPKQSALWFKNLLRREVPTHGDSR